The Spirochaetota bacterium region AGGATGAAGACGATGTTCTTGAGATCCCCCGCCGCAAAACACGCCGAGAACGATGCCATATCCATCGATCCGCATGCCTTCCATGAAAGGAGGAAAGCGCTCATGAGAAAAAGAACGCCGATATGCATTGCGATGAGATATTCGACCGCCGCCTTGAGGACGGTCTCGTTCTCGGTGTCGAACAGTATCGCGAAGAAGCTCGCTATCGTCATGAGTTCCCAGCAGACGAGAAAGGCGACCGCATGACGGCAGGTGACGACGGCGAACATCGATGCGATGAGGAGCGCGAAGAAGAAAAAGTGTCCCCTCCGGTCGTCGTATGCGTTCGTATAGCCGATCGCGTAGAACGATGTGAGCGTACCGGCGACGGCGATGAGAAGCGCGAAGAACGCGGAGAGCGCATCGAGCGAAAAGACGGCGTTCCCTATGGGGAAGGGAAGCGATACGGCTGCCGTGGGGGGAATGCCAAGGCAGAGCACGCGTATTGATACGTACCCGATGAGAACGCTCCCGATGCCCACCCCGATGGCGGTGATGACGCCTCGCGCACGAGGGGCGCACAGAAGCGATATGATACCGCCGAGCAGTATGATGCCTGTGCCGATCGATACGTGTATCATGCCGCTTTCCATTTTTTTGATGCGGTCTCGATATACTCGAGTATGGTGGCCGGCGATGATGCGCGTTTCAGGAGGCCGGCGAATGTGCTGTCAAGGCACAGGTGCGCCGTCTTCGAGAGCATTTCAAGATGGCGGTTCTGGTTCGCGCTCAATATGACGCAAAGCACATGGACAGGAACGCGGTCGGCGGCCCTGAAATCGACGGGGGCGGACAGCATGAAGAAGGCGATGCGTTCGCTCGCGGCATCGGTCATCACGGGGCTTTTCGGATGCGGGAGCGCAATGCCGTTCCCGATGGCCGTCGGCTGTATCTCCTCGCGCTCGATAAGCTGTGATGCTATCATCTCCTTGTCTATGCCCGCCGGGAGCGTCATCATTCCCACCGCGGCATTGATGACATCGCGCGGCGTGGTGCCCGCGACGTGGTGATAGACGCCGCCGCGGCGCGTGAGCTCGGCGATGTCGACCGGTATCGTGCCGACGGTGAGCGCGGTAAGCGCCGTGTTCATCGGTATGCGGTTATTGAGCGCCCACTCCACTATCTCCGCGCGGTTGAAGCGGTATTGATGGTTGATGCGGTACGCAGGGATGCTTTTCCTGCGAATATATCGGTGTATCGCTGATGTGTTCAGGTTCAAGAGACGGGCAACATCCGTCAATTTCAAGTCCATAGTCAGCAATCCATGGTGCAAAAAAGATGGATACACTATATTCCTATTGGCGATTATGTCAAGAAAGTTCGGTCCCCGGCGCCTGCGTGCGGTGATCTACTTGACAGGGACATTGGCCCGGGTTACAGTTGTGAAATGAAGGTTGCAAGAAGTTTTGTCCCCGCCTTTTTCGTCCGATGGATAGTACTGTCGCTGTCTGCCCTTCAGCTGATCGCTTCGGGCCAAACCAATTCGCGGACGGATGCGGTGCATGCCGTGGGCGCTCCCGATCTTGCCGTTTCAGGGACTATCACTGCCCGGGAGGAGATATGGGATCGTCGTACGAATCCATTGATGGGAAGGCCGGACATCCTTGTCGAGATCGTTCTTCATGTCGCTGTTGAGCAGGTCATTGCGGGAAAACTGCCGCCGGCCATGACCGAAGTGGTCGTGTCGGTAAAAGAGCGGGCTTTTCTGATACAATTCAGAACGCTCACGAAAGGGCAGAAAGGGAAATTCCATCTCGTCGGCAGCTCATCGCCGTTCATACTGTCCGGCTTTGAGCCTTCAGCCGCGCCCCCGAAGCCGCTTCAAACGAACAACCCGAAACCGACCCCGTTCGTTGAAACGAATGAGGCCGGATATGATGACAGCGCGCTTCAATATCCGGAAAAGATACCCGGCCGGGTCATGGTGAGATCAAAGGAGCTGCAGAATAAAGTTGTGGCAATTATCGCGGCAAAATATGGAATGAAGAATGCGAGCCTTTTGACGCTGGTGAGTTTCAGCGGGCCATGCCCCCCGGATGGCGGATATGTGTATTGGGGCGTGAAAGGAGAGGTGAAGGGGAAGTGGCATGTCTGGCAAAGCGGCAGGCTCACCGAAGGCGCGACGTTGACCGACCCGCAGCGGTACAATAAATGCAATTCGCCGGACACGCGTATCACAACACCCATTGGACCTGCGGCAATACATGTGCTTTGCATCGGCGATACTGTTATCAGTGATAACGGAAAAGAGGCGCGGATAATCGCGGTATCAAAGGTATTGGCAGTTGACCATCGTATCTGCCGCGTGGAACTGGATGACGGTACCATGCTCGAGATATCACCCGGTCATCCGACTGCGGCCGGCCGGGCCATCGGCACCTATGCCTGCGGCGACATGCTCGAGGGGAGAAGGATCATTAAAACCGAGCTCGTGCCGTATCGTGCTCGCTATACGTACGATATCCTTCCCGATTCTCCCTCCGGGATATATTTTGCTAATGGCATACGCATGAAAAGTACGCTTGCCAAGTAAGAAGTGCACCGGTTCTTGAGGCTGATGCCGTACGGGCGGGCTCAGAGATCGCTTTTCACATCGAGCGCATTGCGTAGCGCCTCGCCCATCATGGTGAATGCTATTGTCGTGTAGAATATGGCCATGCCGGGGAAGGTGAAGAGCCACCAGTTCGAGAGATCGTTCTGCGCTTTTTCCATTATCTGGCCCCAGCTTGCGAGCGGCGGCTGAACGCCCATGCCGAGAAAGCTCAAGCTCGCTTCCGCGAGAATGGCGCCGGCTATGCCGAAGGCGAGCGTTACCAGCACCGGGGTTATCGCATTGGGGAGTATGTGCCTGAGGATGATGGACGCATCGCCAGCACCGATGACGCGTGCCGCCTCCACATATTCCATTTTTTTTATCGCGAGCACTTCGCCGCGGACGAGGCGCGCTATCCCCGGCCAGTCGAAGAACCCTATCACGAGCATGACGAGTATGATGTCGGGCTTGAACATGGCGATGATGGCGAGGAAGATGAAGAAACGGGGGAAAC contains the following coding sequences:
- a CDS encoding PTS sugar transporter subunit IIA, with amino-acid sequence MDLKLTDVARLLNLNTSAIHRYIRRKSIPAYRINHQYRFNRAEIVEWALNNRIPMNTALTALTVGTIPVDIAELTRRGGVYHHVAGTTPRDVINAAVGMMTLPAGIDKEMIASQLIEREEIQPTAIGNGIALPHPKSPVMTDAASERIAFFMLSAPVDFRAADRVPVHVLCVILSANQNRHLEMLSKTAHLCLDSTFAGLLKRASSPATILEYIETASKKWKAA